CTGATCATCATCAACACTGAAGAGAAGCAGGTGAGTTTGTGTGAGCGTTTGTTACTGAATGAGAGGAATCACActtattcctgtttttattcacacacaGAGGTTCATTTCTTCACTCACAAAGGAGAGAGTGTGGATTGGTTTGTCTGACACCGAGCAGGAGGGCAACATGACATGGGTGGATAATTCAACGCTGAAAAATGGGTAAGTAATAAACATCactatgtgtatttatttgttttagtcttTTTGATTCTCATTGTAAATAAGAAACTTTAAATTCTGTAAATTCTATAACAAAAAGTTGTCTtctctcttttatttttctgcattttcatttctggTCAAGCTTCTGTATTGACCATTCTGTATGTATccattaatttgttttcctgAAGAACTGAACATCTGATACATGTTGTTCAGGTTTTGGCTCAAAGGTGAACCGAATGACTATGGAGGGGATGAGGACTATTGAACTGAATTATAATAGAGAGCAGTCGGGATGGTCACCCCTGAACAGCTGGAATGATCAGTCATGCTCTGAGAAGAAGAAGGGGATTTGTGAGAAATAGGTTCATCTTGTCCTGTTCTGGTTTTGCATCTATTATCTAATTTAATCATTCTTATTGTAAACGCATAATTTCTGATTTAATccctgcatttaaaaaaaaaaactttttgataaTTTGATATTGAGTGTCTGTAAAACTGCTTTTGAGTTGActtgctttctgtttgaataaaatgttcaattacCATCATTACCACAGTAAACTtggcatttttgttttcatttcatacCTCCTCCTTGTGTATCTCCTGTATTACTCTATGGAGAGATTTCCTCCAGTCCAGCAGGAGCAGCAGAGAGCAGGTTTATCAGACTGAAGTGATCAGAGAGGAAGACATCAGATCCAGAGGGTTGTGGCTAAAAGGGATACAGCTCCAAccagaaactaacaatgaaatgaattgttatttgtattagattgtgttttttaaCGCCTACTCATACCCCAAtcctaaacttagcccttactataataataataataataataataataaaaactgtattgttgttgtacagtgtgacaaaagtAATGTTAGATTGATGTGTGCATGCCCAGTACCTAGAGCTGTATTCCTTTACTGATCCAGAGCATTTGCTGCTGTGTTTCCTGCATCATCAATATAAAGGTTCAGTTTGGCCTGATTAAGTCTGTTTGAGTCCATTCACAAACTCGTCTTGTTGGCTTTTGAAGCTGATAACATATGGTTGAAtgtacaaaacacaaatatagtAGTACAGCTCTGCAGAGAGTTTTTAAGTGTGAATGAAGGACTTTATTCTTGTCGAAGGCCAGTGTGAAATGAAACCACTTCTTATGTAGACATAACACTCTTGAATCAGCATTTTAAAGATCACATACTGTCCAACACAGTGGATAATGGATATAGAAgctatttatgaaaatgttgaaTGCAGAGATATTGAAAACACAACTGGACCTCAAACTCAGAGTCACAGCCAGGATGAAGGAAAAGAACTAAAGCGCAGTAAGAAGAAAATTATTTGAAAGCAGAAATGATTTTGCAGATAGTGTTCTTGATAGTGTCACtatgagaaaatgagaaatgtcacATACAATTTCAACTATTTCTTTGAATGAAATGTCACTGTTTCTGCTTTTAGATAAAGTATATTAACATTGacttattttttatgtactttttcaaaatgttcatgttcacAAATTTTGTCATAAGACTTCCAGAtgacaaaaatatacacataaaacattaaaaggcATGTCTATTACCAAAAGCAATTGTAGATTATCCTTACAGAGGTTGATTTtgaaacttaatttaataacattaagaGCATTCAttgatatgtgtgtgttttgttcatgATTGTCAGGAGGAAGTAGATGTTTGGTGTTGATCACAGGGAGTCTCGGGctcatttgtgttcttctgctggTCTTCATCATACTGCAGCACATCACCATCACAGCAGAGAGAGACCTGATGAAGAGTTACAAGAACACAGTTGAAGAGTTCAATCAAACCATCAACAGCTTACAGGACGAAAAACATCAACTGCAGAACAACTTCAACTCTTTGAGTCAGAAGAAACTTGAACTGGAGGCCAGAGTCACTTCTCTAAGTGAggaactgaagaaaaaaacatccaaaCGTGGTCAGTatagatatgtttttttttttctttaatgtacACTGTTTTATGAAGTGCTTATTTATTTGTGGTTCAGGTTGGTTTTTCGTGTCCAATGAGTTGAAGAGCTGGTCTGACAGCAGGCAGTACTGCAGGGATCGTGGTGCTGATCTGGTCATTATCAACAGTGAAGTGAAGCAGGTGagtttgtgtgagtgtttgtTACTGAATGAGAGGAATCACActtattcctgtttttattcacacacaGAGGTTCATTTCTTCATTAACCACAGAAAGAGCATGGATTGGTTTGTCAGACACAGACAATGAGGGCAAAATGAAATGGGTGGATAATTCACCACTGAATCTGAAGTAAGTGATAAACATCACctgtatatttgtttgttttagtcttTTTCATTGTTGTTATAAAAATGAGGCCATCACAACCGTAAGAAAACACCTGAAGACAAAACTTTTCCACAAACATGACAAATAAAGATACTTCAATACTGTAAATCTAATTAAGaaaactctttctctctctctctctctcttatacTTTTCTGCACTTTAACTTCGGCTCAAGCTTCTGTATTGTTAGTTTACTCTTGAAACATGCTGTTATACTGTGAGTATCGttgattcattaatttgttttattctgaaaaaCTGAACATCTGATACATGTTGTTCAGGTTTTGGTTCAAAGGTGAGCCGAATGACTACAGGGGAAATGAGGACTGTACTGAACTGAATTATAATAGAGAGACCCTGAACAGCTGGAATGATTGCTCATGCTCTAAGAAGAGGAAGGGATTTTTGAGAAATAGGTTCATCTTGTCCTGTTCTGGTTTTGCTTCTATTATCTAATGTAATCATTCTTATTGTGAACGCATCATTTCTGATTTGATCCCTGCCTTTTAGAAAAAAACTGTTAGTTTATATGAATTTTTCAGAAGGAAATtgcaataattaacattattttcttATTGCTGAAATAAATGACTGTTTCTCATGGTGTAAATTAGGGTGATCTGATACACCAAACCTCTGATGTGTTCATGTTTTGCTCCATTAAAAGCAGCTCTATATTATTATGATCTTATTCTGGCTGTTATCATGAGTCTCATTTGTTGATCTGAAGTGTTGAGGTGACAATCACAGTAAACTGCAGAAGTCTAAAGTGTCCAGATTGCAATTATTCACCCTGTTATTCTGATATTGAGTGTCTGTAAAACTGCTTTTGAGTTGAATtgctttgtttaaataaaatgttcaacttggcatttttgttttcatttcatactTCCTCCTTTTGTATCTCCTGTATTACTCTATGGAGAGATTTCCTCCAGTCCAGCAGGAGCAGCAGAGAGCAGGTTTATCAGACTGAAGTGATCAGAGAGGAAGACAAACATCAGATCCAGAGCACTTGCTGCTGTGtttcctgcatcttcaatataAATGTCCAGTTTGACCTGATTAAGTCTGTTTGAATCCATTTGAGTGTTCACAGACTCGTCTTGTTGGCTTTTGAAGCTGATAACATGTGGTTGAAtgtacaaaacacaaataagcaCAGCTCTGCAGAGAGTTTTTAAGTGTGAATGAaagactttattcttgtcaaAGGCCGGTGTGAAATAAAGCCACTTCCTATGTAGACATGACACTCTTGAAAACACTAATCACCATTTTAAAGATCACATCTCATCTGTGAAGACGTACTGTCCAACACAGTGAATAATGGATATAGAAGGCATTTATGTAAATACTGAATGCAGGGAAATTGAGAACACAACTGGACCTCAAACTCAGAGTCACGGCCAGGATGAAGGAAAAGATCTAAAGCGCAGTAAGAAGAAAATTATTTGAAAGCAGAAATGAATTTGCAGATGGTGTTCTTGATAGTGTTACtatgagaaaatgagaaacgTCACATACAGTTTCAACTATTTCTTCGAATGAAATGTcactgtttctgtttttaaatgaagtatattaactttgaagtatattaacaatatattaacacagatttattttttatgtacttttttcaAAGTGTTCTTATTCACAAATTTTGTCATAGGACTTGTAGATGGAAGTAGATGTTTGGTGTTGATCACAGTGAGTCTCGGGctcatttgtgttcttctgctggTCTTCATCATACTGCAGCACATCACAGTTGAAGAGTTCAATCAAACCATCAACAGCTTACAGGACAATTACACTGATCTAATGAATGAAAAACACCAACTGCAGAACAACTTCAGCTCTTTGAGTCAGAAGAAACTGGAGTTAGAAAGCAAAGTCACTTCTCTGAGTTTGGAAGTAAACATGAATGCTTCTGAAAAAGGTTAGTTCACATTTGTTCTaagtagtttatttattttttttctatttttctttgtcttttgtatacagtttttcaaattgtgactttttattttattttattaatttattggtttgtgtgtgtgtgtgtgtgtgtgaaaatctatggtttagtttgttttttcatgtccAATGAGTTAAAGAACTGGTCTGACAGCAGGCAGTACTGCAGGGATCATGGTGGAGATCTGGTCATTATCAAGAGTGAAGTGAAGCAGGTGAGTTTGTGTGAGTGTCTGTTACTAAATGAGAGGAATCACACTTATTCCtatttttattcacacacaGAGGTTCATTTCTTCATTAACAAAGGAGAGAGTGTGGATTGGTTTGTCTGACACAGAGCAGGAGGGCAAAATGAAATGGGTGGATAATTCAACACTGAAAAAGGGTAAGTGCTAAACCATTTACAAAATTCACTGTGGATTTATTTGTTGGCAGGAGCTATTTGTGACAAGCGCAAACAGACTTAGATGCTATTTGCACTTCTGTGTAGTGTACATTGTAAtgcaacaataacaaaatattcagtgtatatgatcatatttattaaaatcttaaatGGATGCTGCTTTATTGGGACCTTACGTGTTACCATCCTAAAGCCATGATCAGTAAAGGTGTTCTCGAAAGCCCAAGAAGGGAGCCAgatattggttttatttttgtttttcattttgtgaccatcaaaactctttttttctcttactTTTTTGCACTTTTACTGCTCCATCTTATGTACTAGTTTAGATTATGCTTGAAATGTCAGTGTTGAAATGtgttaaactaaatttttaagggtttttgaggttctaaataattgaaaatctggcacattttatttaggttttgGTACGAAGGTGAGCCAAATGATAACCAAGGAAATGAAGACTGTATTGAAATGATGGCTGCAAATCCCATTCTTAACTGGAATGATCTTCCATGTTCAGAGAAGAGAAAAGGGATTTGTGAGAAATAGAGTTCATCCCATCTTGTTTTGGTTGTACTTGTATTGTATCATAGAATCATTCCTATTATGAATGTATAATATTTGATTGCAATTTCTGCCTTTTCAATCGGTGTCctactttcattttatataaaccTCTTTCATGATATcaattttgttttatgatttaatgtaatttacaaaataaagaatGGAAATCCAAGAAAGtgtaaaattaattgttttattatttccagAACAGATTTCTGTTTCTCAGGGCCTGAATGTAATCTGGGAAAGTGGCTAATGTGGCACACATACAACCTCTGATGTGTTCATGTTTTGCTCCATCACAAACAGCTCTGTATTAATATGATCTTATTGCTGTTATCCATTGTCTCATTTGTTAGTATGAAGTGTTGAGGTGATGATTTTGTGCTTTTAATATTAAGACAAGAGTTGTATTACTTTCACCTTGAATAAAATGGTCAATtgacagcatttttgttttcatttcatactTTCTGATTATTGAATCTGCTGTATTGCTGTATGGAGAGAAGTTTATATACCATTGACCCCTCAGTTTTGGCAGAGGGAATGAGTCTACTTCTTGTGTACACTTAAGGGAGCTCCACAGACCAAAATGCAACATGACTGTGATGTCACCGtagattaaatttaatttacctCTACCACAaactactttatttattttatttatttaaaacaacccAAACACAactgtatacatataaaatgcTACATTAAACAAATTCGTAAggggaaaatgtaaataataataggtGCATTTGAAGGCCTCAAGGCTAAACTGACTGACTGTGTAGCAGTCTTTATTTCGTTGACGAAtaattttaatcataatttttgTCAACAACAAGAAAACGAGAcgataacaaaacaaaaactccttttgaatgacaaaaacaatgacgaaaatctattgacactttcatcaacaaataaaaatgagatgaaaatgttagggagggacGATTTGGGaaagattcattcagaacgAATCTGCTACGTAGTTAGATGCATACATCTAAACTGTATCATAGCCTGTTAATCTATCCAGCAggacataaaacattaaaacattcaaaaatgttaatatctGGGAATAAGAGTAGagcagacatatggataaatttgacgACCCAAAAGACTCAATTCGAtccggttttctgagcgcagaCACCGAAGCAGCACCTCTCACACAGCGCACAAGTACACTTTCATGTCTCATAAAgggagaaatacacacaaaattatgtTGAACTGTCCATTTTGATGAGTATTCAGGTAAACACACTTGGTTACGTCTTAGGTGAACgtgaacagttgggagaatatcagATGTGTGTCAGTACACTCCATCCATGCGTTcggatttaaaggggtcatcagatgctaagttcacttttacatgttgtttgaacattaatgtgtgttggcagtgtatgtacaaatctaccctataatgataaaaatccatgtagtggtttttaattaatctgtaaaaataatattccctttttcaaatcgagccattctcagatgcctgttgttgtggcgtcacacccacagaggccgctcccacgatagttgattgacatgagtgtcttacctcagatcagttgtaccAGTCCAAcatccatgttttgatgccagagcagcgatgtaagttacacaagaattgagcgattgaggtgttgtgttgctggatgtaataatgaacatagtagtcccgaaatctgagctgctgaagatgcagtggattacgtttgtttgagAACAAAATgagcctcccgatctacatatgaagagttcagatgcaaaaccagctaaatccatctgacgtttttctttaaaatgagcatttctttttggctgctttgtataggtttctatgtaagtactggcacttctgattgggttgaggctggaatttagtgagtttgaagtaaaagtgtttgatggatgtataatatgtgtcaggagcattcactcagtatcgttatctcatttttgaccgagatggcttttagctggttttgcatctgaactcttcatatattcatCTATGTTTTcgtgtgaatcattcatgatccagctttacttacagcagaagtgagtataagggtttttttatgaatctttgtgatcgccttttctaataatgtgctagttagcaaatttagcagctaaacacggctaaatacggctaaagtaaacaggcttgtcactccacagagagaagagaggggcggggcgagcagagctcatttgcatttaaagcagccttgactagaatgggatgatttttgcagagctgattttaacaaggtaaaaagggtgttattttacaccatc
This genomic window from Labeo rohita strain BAU-BD-2019 chromosome 1, IGBB_LRoh.1.0, whole genome shotgun sequence contains:
- the LOC127162706 gene encoding CD209 antigen-like; its protein translation is MDIEAIYENVECRDIENTTGPQTQSHSQDEGKELKRRGSRCLVLITGSLGLICVLLLVFIILQHITITAERDLMKSYKNTVEEFNQTINSLQDEKHQLQNNFNSLSQKKLELEARVTSLSWFFVSNELKSWSDSRQYCRDRGADLVIINSEVKQRFISSLTTERAWIGLSDTDNEGKMKWVDNSPLNLK
- the LOC127162713 gene encoding C-type lectin domain family 12 member B-like, translated to MDIEGIYVNTECREIENTTGPQTQSHGQDEGKDLKRRLVDGSRCLVLITVSLGLICVLLLVFIILQHITVEEFNQTINSLQDNYTDLMNEKHQLQNNFSSLSQKKLELESKVTSLSLEVNMNASEKVCFFMSNELKNWSDSRQYCRDHGGDLVIIKSEVKQVSLCECLLLNERNHTYSYFYSHTEVHFFINKGESVDWFV